The genomic DNA TCCGCGGAAGTCGTTGATGGATCACTTTCTGGACGAAGACGCAACGATCGACGCGGTCAGCAAAGCCGATGCGATCGAACGCGGCGACTTTGTCGACCTTCCCTACGAAACGAAGCTGCGTCGGGCGGCCGATCGAATCCAAGTTCAGATGCGTCGCAATGGCAACGCGTGGGGAATCCCGCTGTCGATCACCAAAGCTGTCACGATGGCTGGCGGAAGCGATGAACTGGAGATCGCTTACCTGTTGGAAGACCTTCCCAAAAATCGACCGCTACACTTCGCGATCGAACTGAATTTTGCGGGCCTTCCCGCGGGAGCTGACGATCGTTACTTCAGCGATCGCGACGGCAATCGTTTGGGGCAACTAGGTAAAAAATTGGACCTGCACGATGCGGCGGGGATCCAATTGACCGACGAGTGGTTGGGCATCGATATCGGGCTCTCGATCGATCGGCCCAGCGGGCTGTGGGCCTTCCCTGTCGAAACGGTCAGCCAGAGCGAAGGTGGTTTCGAATTGGTGCATCAGAGCGTCTGCGTGATGCCGCACTGGATCATCAACTGCGAGTCGGAAAACCGCTGGGCGGTAACGATGCGGTTGTCGATCCGCGATCGAAATGCCAAGCCCAGCTCGCAGCAAAACGATGTCGACCAAGCGGTTGTTGTTTGATCCAACGCCCGCCAAGCGTCAGGCGCGGCATCGCAGGGCAGGTCGCGCCGCGTTGAACCGATGCTGAGCACGACCAAGAATCCGACCGACGACAGCGATCAGCTGTTGTTATCGTTGTCGTCGTCTTTGGTCAATTGATAGTCTTTGATCTTCTTGTGCAGCGTGTTGCGGTTGATTCCCAATTGGGCAGCCGCTTGCTTTTGGACGCCGCCGCAGGCCTGCAGCACTTGGTTGATAAGTTCGCGTTCGATGCGATCGACGATCTTGGAATGCAGATTCGTTTTGTCGTCGGCTAATTCGCTGAGCCCCTGCTCGACAACATCGACCGTCATCGAATCGAGGTCGGCCGGGCCAAACGATGTCCGTCGCGATCCGCCACTGCGTTGCCCGGTCACCTCCGCCGGCAGCAACTCGACCGTCAATTCATCCCCTTCGGCCATCACGACGGCGCGCTCGACGTAGTTTTGCAACTCGCGGACATTCCCCGGCCAATGGTAGCTCTGCATCGCTTCGATCGATTCGGGCTGGATGTGTGTCACATACCGATCGTTTGCTTCGCTGTAGATATTCAGAAAGTGAGCGACCAACGCGGGAATATCCTCGCGGCGATCGCGGAGCGGTGGGATCTCGATCGGCACGACGTTCAGCCGCCAGTAGAGATCCTCGCGAAAGCGTTCTTCGCTGACTTCGTTCGCCAATTCGCGGTTGCTCGCAGCGATCACGCGGGTATCGACCGAGATGGTTTGCGTATC from Rosistilla oblonga includes the following:
- a CDS encoding sigma-54-dependent transcriptional regulator yields the protein MQEVYRITRRVAQSKASVLLLGETGTGKELIATAIHRLSRRANGPFVRVNCGALSESLLESELFGHVRGSFTGAVNNRTGRFEAAHSGTIFLDEINSTTLELQVKLLRVLQEREFERVGDTQTISVDTRVIAASNRELANEVSEERFREDLYWRLNVVPIEIPPLRDRREDIPALVAHFLNIYSEANDRYVTHIQPESIEAMQSYHWPGNVRELQNYVERAVVMAEGDELTVELLPAEVTGQRSGGSRRTSFGPADLDSMTVDVVEQGLSELADDKTNLHSKIVDRIERELINQVLQACGGVQKQAAAQLGINRNTLHKKIKDYQLTKDDDNDNNS